A window of Amyelois transitella isolate CPQ chromosome 30, ilAmyTran1.1, whole genome shotgun sequence contains these coding sequences:
- the LOC106130053 gene encoding HMG box-containing protein 4 isoform X4 — protein sequence MQDDLEVTGISRSGRVRKKSSKLMDFESPDDIEARYRRQTPVKSFMGFKQEETADFQQEPPPARPMEDAGAATASGSESDYYENNGENVESMESDSSVSDDGSARTPANSLYMMEKNNKKKLIVKDGRVVGRAKAQRKDKGKTRITAYMLWAKEARNELLRKHPDMDFSAISKRLGEMWANVNYNERYSWRRKAKRYAIQNEKQANQLNKIISNPNVRSAHPGPGRPPARGKPSPPAPAPAPQAAVTSIAARVEQTAPGAGRAPGCGAADTAAHLRLLGESLAIIGQRLKEHEGQIAVSGSLSVLLDTLLCSLAPLLCVARALPPVAPPARLLQATLQDIAYIMPGL from the exons ATGCAAGACG ATTTAGAAGTCACGGGTATCTCAAGGAGCGGTCGAGTCAGGAAGAAAAGCTCCAAATTGATGGATTTCGAGTCACCTGATGATATAGAGGCGAGGTACCGGAGGCAGACCCCAGTCAAGTCGTTCATGGGGTTCAAGCAAGAAGAGACTGCCGATTTTCAGCAAGAGCCTCCACCTGCAAGGCCTATGGAAGATGCGGGCGCAGCTACTGCATCAGGCAGTGAATCTGATTATTATGAGAACAATGGAGAAAATGTTGAGAG TATGGAATCAGACAGCTCGGTGTCAGATGATGGCTCTGCTCGGACTCCAGCCAACTCCCTCTACATGATGGAGAAGAATAACAAGAAGAAGTTGATAGTCAAGGATGGCAGGGTCGTGGGCCGGGCTAAAGCTCAGAGGAAAGATAAGG GCAAAACCCGTATCACAGCGTACATGCTGTGGGCCAAGGAGGCCCGTAACGAGCTGCTGAGGAAGCACCCCGACATGGACTTTTCAGCCATCTCCAAACGTCTCGGGGAAATGTGGGCCAAT GTAAACTACAACGAGCGGTACTCGTGGCGTCGCAAGGCCAAGCGGTACGCCATACAGAATGAGAAGCAGGCCAATCAGCTGAACAAGATCATCTCGAATCCAA ACGTTCGCAGCGCCCACCCCGGGCCGGGCCGGCCGCCCGCCAGGGGCAAGCCGAGCCCCCCCGCACCTGCGCCGGCGCCGCAGGCTGCTGTG ACTAGTATCGCCGCGCGAGTTGAGCAGACTGCCCCCGGGGCGGGGCGCGCGCCCGGCTGCGGCGCCGCCGACACCGCCGCGCACCTGCGGCTGCTGGGGGAGAGCCTCGCCATCATCGGGCAGCGGCTCAAGGAGCACGAG GGCCAGATAGCGGTGTCGGGCTCGCTGTCGGTGCTGCTGGACACGCTGCTGTGCTCGCTGGCGCCGCTGCTGTGCGTGGCGCGCGCGCTGCCGCCCGTGGCGCCGCCCGCGCGCCTGCTGCAGGCCACGCTGCAGGACATCGCCTACATCATGCCCGGC CTCTAG
- the LOC106130053 gene encoding FACT complex subunit SSRP1 isoform X1 has protein sequence MQDDLEVTGISRSGRVRKKSSKLMDFESPDDIEARYRRQTPVKSFMGFKQEETADFQQEPPPARPMEDAGAATASGSESDYYENNGENVESMESDSSVSDDGSARTPANSLYMMEKNNKKKLIVKDGRVVGRAKAQRKDKGKTRITAYMLWAKEARNELLRKHPDMDFSAISKRLGEMWANVNYNERYSWRRKAKRYAIQNEKQANQLNKIISNPNVRSAHPGPGRPPARGKPSPPAPAPAPQAAVTSIAARVEQTAPGAGRAPGCGAADTAAHLRLLGESLAIIGQRLKEHEVTVTAAEVVIRHRRAPAAAGGEPRHHRAAAQGARGDCYSSRGRHQTPPRTCGCWGRASPSSGSGSRSTR, from the exons ATGCAAGACG ATTTAGAAGTCACGGGTATCTCAAGGAGCGGTCGAGTCAGGAAGAAAAGCTCCAAATTGATGGATTTCGAGTCACCTGATGATATAGAGGCGAGGTACCGGAGGCAGACCCCAGTCAAGTCGTTCATGGGGTTCAAGCAAGAAGAGACTGCCGATTTTCAGCAAGAGCCTCCACCTGCAAGGCCTATGGAAGATGCGGGCGCAGCTACTGCATCAGGCAGTGAATCTGATTATTATGAGAACAATGGAGAAAATGTTGAGAG TATGGAATCAGACAGCTCGGTGTCAGATGATGGCTCTGCTCGGACTCCAGCCAACTCCCTCTACATGATGGAGAAGAATAACAAGAAGAAGTTGATAGTCAAGGATGGCAGGGTCGTGGGCCGGGCTAAAGCTCAGAGGAAAGATAAGG GCAAAACCCGTATCACAGCGTACATGCTGTGGGCCAAGGAGGCCCGTAACGAGCTGCTGAGGAAGCACCCCGACATGGACTTTTCAGCCATCTCCAAACGTCTCGGGGAAATGTGGGCCAAT GTAAACTACAACGAGCGGTACTCGTGGCGTCGCAAGGCCAAGCGGTACGCCATACAGAATGAGAAGCAGGCCAATCAGCTGAACAAGATCATCTCGAATCCAA ACGTTCGCAGCGCCCACCCCGGGCCGGGCCGGCCGCCCGCCAGGGGCAAGCCGAGCCCCCCCGCACCTGCGCCGGCGCCGCAGGCTGCTGTG ACTAGTATCGCCGCGCGAGTTGAGCAGACTGCCCCCGGGGCGGGGCGCGCGCCCGGCTGCGGCGCCGCCGACACCGCCGCGCACCTGCGGCTGCTGGGGGAGAGCCTCGCCATCATCGGGCAGCGGCTCAAGGAGCACGAGGTGACTGTTACAGCAGCAGAGGTCGTCATCAGACACCGCCGCGCACCTGCGGCTGCTGGGGGAGAGCCTCGCCATCATCGGGCAGCGGCTCAAGGAGCACGAGGTGACTGTTACAGCAGCAGAGGTCGTCATCAGACACCGCCGCGCACCTGCGGCTGCTGGGGGAGAGCCTCGCCATCATCGGGCAGCGGCTCAAGGAGCACGAGGTGA
- the LOC106130053 gene encoding FACT complex subunit SSRP1 isoform X2, giving the protein MQDEVTGISRSGRVRKKSSKLMDFESPDDIEARYRRQTPVKSFMGFKQEETADFQQEPPPARPMEDAGAATASGSESDYYENNGENVESMESDSSVSDDGSARTPANSLYMMEKNNKKKLIVKDGRVVGRAKAQRKDKGKTRITAYMLWAKEARNELLRKHPDMDFSAISKRLGEMWANVNYNERYSWRRKAKRYAIQNEKQANQLNKIISNPNVRSAHPGPGRPPARGKPSPPAPAPAPQAAVTSIAARVEQTAPGAGRAPGCGAADTAAHLRLLGESLAIIGQRLKEHEVTVTAAEVVIRHRRAPAAAGGEPRHHRAAAQGARGDCYSSRGRHQTPPRTCGCWGRASPSSGSGSRSTR; this is encoded by the exons ATGCAAGACG AAGTCACGGGTATCTCAAGGAGCGGTCGAGTCAGGAAGAAAAGCTCCAAATTGATGGATTTCGAGTCACCTGATGATATAGAGGCGAGGTACCGGAGGCAGACCCCAGTCAAGTCGTTCATGGGGTTCAAGCAAGAAGAGACTGCCGATTTTCAGCAAGAGCCTCCACCTGCAAGGCCTATGGAAGATGCGGGCGCAGCTACTGCATCAGGCAGTGAATCTGATTATTATGAGAACAATGGAGAAAATGTTGAGAG TATGGAATCAGACAGCTCGGTGTCAGATGATGGCTCTGCTCGGACTCCAGCCAACTCCCTCTACATGATGGAGAAGAATAACAAGAAGAAGTTGATAGTCAAGGATGGCAGGGTCGTGGGCCGGGCTAAAGCTCAGAGGAAAGATAAGG GCAAAACCCGTATCACAGCGTACATGCTGTGGGCCAAGGAGGCCCGTAACGAGCTGCTGAGGAAGCACCCCGACATGGACTTTTCAGCCATCTCCAAACGTCTCGGGGAAATGTGGGCCAAT GTAAACTACAACGAGCGGTACTCGTGGCGTCGCAAGGCCAAGCGGTACGCCATACAGAATGAGAAGCAGGCCAATCAGCTGAACAAGATCATCTCGAATCCAA ACGTTCGCAGCGCCCACCCCGGGCCGGGCCGGCCGCCCGCCAGGGGCAAGCCGAGCCCCCCCGCACCTGCGCCGGCGCCGCAGGCTGCTGTG ACTAGTATCGCCGCGCGAGTTGAGCAGACTGCCCCCGGGGCGGGGCGCGCGCCCGGCTGCGGCGCCGCCGACACCGCCGCGCACCTGCGGCTGCTGGGGGAGAGCCTCGCCATCATCGGGCAGCGGCTCAAGGAGCACGAGGTGACTGTTACAGCAGCAGAGGTCGTCATCAGACACCGCCGCGCACCTGCGGCTGCTGGGGGAGAGCCTCGCCATCATCGGGCAGCGGCTCAAGGAGCACGAGGTGACTGTTACAGCAGCAGAGGTCGTCATCAGACACCGCCGCGCACCTGCGGCTGCTGGGGGAGAGCCTCGCCATCATCGGGCAGCGGCTCAAGGAGCACGAGGTGA
- the LOC106130053 gene encoding HMG box-containing protein 4 isoform X3 — protein sequence MQDDLEVTGISRSGRVRKKSSKLMDFESPDDIEARYRRQTPVKSFMGFKQEETADFQQEPPPARPMEDAGAATASGSESDYYENNGENVESMESDSSVSDDGSARTPANSLYMMEKNNKKKLIVKDGRVVGRAKAQRKDKGKTRITAYMLWAKEARNELLRKHPDMDFSAISKRLGEMWANVNYNERYSWRRKAKRYAIQNEKQANQLNKIISNPNVRSAHPGPGRPPARGKPSPPAPAPAPQAAVTSIAARVEQTAPGAGRAPGCGAADTAAHLRLLGESLAIIGQRLKEHEGQIAVSGSLSVLLDTLLCSLAPLLCVARALPPVAPPARLLQATLQDIAYIMPGL from the exons ATGCAAGACG ATTTAGAAGTCACGGGTATCTCAAGGAGCGGTCGAGTCAGGAAGAAAAGCTCCAAATTGATGGATTTCGAGTCACCTGATGATATAGAGGCGAGGTACCGGAGGCAGACCCCAGTCAAGTCGTTCATGGGGTTCAAGCAAGAAGAGACTGCCGATTTTCAGCAAGAGCCTCCACCTGCAAGGCCTATGGAAGATGCGGGCGCAGCTACTGCATCAGGCAGTGAATCTGATTATTATGAGAACAATGGAGAAAATGTTGAGAG TATGGAATCAGACAGCTCGGTGTCAGATGATGGCTCTGCTCGGACTCCAGCCAACTCCCTCTACATGATGGAGAAGAATAACAAGAAGAAGTTGATAGTCAAGGATGGCAGGGTCGTGGGCCGGGCTAAAGCTCAGAGGAAAGATAAGG GCAAAACCCGTATCACAGCGTACATGCTGTGGGCCAAGGAGGCCCGTAACGAGCTGCTGAGGAAGCACCCCGACATGGACTTTTCAGCCATCTCCAAACGTCTCGGGGAAATGTGGGCCAAT GTAAACTACAACGAGCGGTACTCGTGGCGTCGCAAGGCCAAGCGGTACGCCATACAGAATGAGAAGCAGGCCAATCAGCTGAACAAGATCATCTCGAATCCAA ACGTTCGCAGCGCCCACCCCGGGCCGGGCCGGCCGCCCGCCAGGGGCAAGCCGAGCCCCCCCGCACCTGCGCCGGCGCCGCAGGCTGCTGTG ACTAGTATCGCCGCGCGAGTTGAGCAGACTGCCCCCGGGGCGGGGCGCGCGCCCGGCTGCGGCGCCGCCGACACCGCCGCGCACCTGCGGCTGCTGGGGGAGAGCCTCGCCATCATCGGGCAGCGGCTCAAGGAGCACGAG GGCCAGATAGCGGTGTCGGGCTCGCTGTCGGTGCTGCTGGACACGCTGCTGTGCTCGCTGGCGCCGCTGCTGTGCGTGGCGCGCGCGCTGCCGCCCGTGGCGCCGCCCGCGCGCCTGCTGCAGGCCACGCTGCAGGACATCGCCTACATCATGCCCGGCCTCTGA
- the LOC106130054 gene encoding mitochondrial potassium channel produces MADRLRQIAQRLKDKIHLSQMGGTGREKVDQILTKYGSTSRVTELAERFKHETLAKKVRELVSKYEKFTGVEEILALQNTVNEAQDKFIAAQDRRRELGRQLADIEARLKELHSEMQNTMKGDDKYLHLCTEEHKLIIQARALRNQFVEAEREERELFATMSAAVKLGHERERAHAERNKYWYIVASIFGTVLGIAGSTINNHMKMTEFREMMEQQMARSASVLYTIAGGAGAGAANRADIADAMKTEFAYQEQLASNLKQMQDNINYLVTKQSSLIDHLHHQDEIIEKHMKDLKKIVVVASQTSAKSDAELAKALSVVHHDLDEVEREREEDGKHKIALEPNQIITGLGVMICAAVIFGNIIGRVS; encoded by the exons atggCAGACCGCCTTCGTCAAATTGCCCAGCGTCTAAAAGACAAGATCCACCTATCTCAAATGGGCGGTACAGGCAGAGAAAAAGTTGACCAAATTTTAACCAAGTATGGGTCGACTTCTCGGGTCACGGAACTGGCCGAAAGATTCAAACATGAAACATTAGCAAAAAAAGTTCGAGAACTTGtatcaaaatatgaaaaatttactGGGGTGGAAGAGATTTTGGCGCTCCAAAACACCGTCAACGAAGCGCAA GACAAGTTCATAGCGGCGCAAGACCGCCGTCGGGAGCTGGGCAGACAGCTGGCTGATATCGAGGCCCGGCTGAAGGAGCTCCATTCTGAGATGCAGAATACCATGAAGGGAGATGATAAATACTTGCATCTGTGTACTGAAGAACATAag CTGATAATCCAAGCGCGCGCCCTCCGCAACCAATTCGTAGAAGCCGAGCGCGAGGAGCGGGAGTTGTTCGCGACGATGAGCGCCGCCGTGAAGCTGGGTCACGAGAGGGAGAGGGCGCACGCTGAGAGGAACAAGTATTGGTATATCGTCGCTTCTATATTTG GCACAGTGCTGGGAATCGCCGGGTCCACCATCAACAACCACATGAAGATGACGGAGTTCCGCGAGATGATGGAGCAGCAGATGGCGCGCAGTGCCAG CGTGCTGTATACAATAGCCGGCGGGGCGGGCGCCGGCGCGGCCAACAGGGCGGATATAGCGGACGCTATGAAGACAGAATTCGCATATcag GAGCAGTTAGCATCGAATTTGAAACAAATGCAGGACAATATCAATTATCTAGTCACGAAACAGTCATCTCTTATTG ATCACCTTCACCACCAAGACGAAATAATAGAAAAGCACATGAAGGACTTAAAGAAAATCGTTGTCGTCGCGTCTCAAACTAGCGCCAAATCTGACGCCGAGCTAGCAAAGGCACTGTCTGTGGTCCATCACGATCTAGACGAAgtggagagagaaagagaggaAGATGGGAAACATAAAATAGCATTAGAaccaaatcaaataataacaggtCTAGGCGTTATGATCTGCGCAGCGGTCATTTTCGGTAACATAATCGGCAGGGTCAGTTGA